The Solwaraspora sp. WMMD792 region TGTGCCGGTCGGCTGGATCAGCGCCCGCGGCCACGGAGCACCTCGGCGACGGTACGCAGCACCACCTTGATGTCCAGCCACAGCGACCAGTGCTCGATGTAGAAGTTGTCGAACCGGGCCCGGTCGGAGATCGGCGTGTCCCCCCGCAGGCCGCTGACCTGAGCCAGCCCGGTGAGTCCCACCGGGACCCGGTGGCGCGAGGCGTAGCCGGGCAGCTCGGCGGAGAACTTCGCCACGAAGTACGGACGTTCCGGACGGGGACCGACCACGGTCATGTCGCCGCGCAGGATGTTCCACAGCTGTGGCAGCTCGTCGAGCGACGTACGTCGCATGAACCTTCCGATCAGGCTGACCCGGCGGTCGTCGGCGATCGACCAGGTGGTCCGGGCCTCCTGGTCGGTCTCGGGGCGCAGCGACCGGAACTTGATCACGTTGAACGTCCGGCCGTGCTGGCCGATGCGCTCCTGCCGGAAGAAGATCCCCCGGCCGCCGTCGATGAAGGTCGCCAGTGCGCACAGGGCGAGCACCGGGCTGAGCAGGACCATTGCCACCGAGGCGAGTGCCACGTCGGAGGCCCGCTTCACCATCCAGCGCGGACCGGACAGGGCGATGTGCCGCACGTGGACCAGCGGGATCGCGCCGATGTGGTCGGGTTGCCGCCCGTACGATCCCGACCCCCACAGTCTGGCCACCGCCCAGAGGTCCTGGCTGGCGCACTCGGGTCGGCGCAGCAGATCCATCAGCCCGGCTTCGGGGCAGTCCGGATCGGCGATGATGAGCACGTCGCACTCGACCATGTCGATCAGCCGGCCGAGGTCGTCGAACGTCCCGACCAGCGGCAACGACGCGCCGTCGGTCTGCCGGGCGGCTGAGTCCACGCAGCCGGCGAACCGCAGGCCGTAGCTGGGGTAGCGGCGCATCAGCCGGGCCAGCTCGGCCGCGACCGGACCGCTGCCCAGGATCAGGGCGTTGTGTTCGACCCAGCGGCGGCGACGGGCGAAGACCACCACCGCCCGGGTGATCGAGCGTCCGATGATCAGCAGTACGGCCGAAACGGCGATCCCCCGCATCAGGTCGGCCACGTACTCCACCGAGTCGTGCCGCAGCCCGGCGATGATCGCGACGGTGCCGGACGCGGTGAGCAGGCGTCCACACAGGGTCGGCAGTTCGTCGAGGAAGCTGACATGGCGTCTGGCCCGGTAGAGCCCGCTGAACGCGAAGACGGCGATGGTCAACGCCGCCATGAACAGGGTGCCCCGCCAGTAACGGTTCGAGATCAGCAGCGGAGCGAGCAACGCGGCGAGGTCCACCGGGGCGGCGATCATCCAGGCCCGTAGCGGCCGGGTGCGGCTCGATGCCCGCGAACCGGCGTACGGCAGGACGGCGGTGGCGCCAGTCGACGGATCCGGCCCCTCGTCCGGCCGTGGCCGGGGCACCAGCGGCAGCAACGGGGCTTCCACGACTTGGCCATGCCTTCCCGGTTCGATGGAGCGGGGCTGGTGGTCGGTGCCGGAGGTCACCGCGCAGCGGCGAGGATCTCGTCGACCGCGTCGCGACGGACCGCGTCATAGAAGGAAGCGGCCGCCTCGGTGTCGGCGAACACCACGCTCTCGTCACCGACCCGCCCGGTGCCCTCGGTCGGGCTGGTGACGAAGGTGAGGTCGTCGCCGCGCAGGTGTCGCAGGTCCATGCCGAAGTCGAGCAGGGACAACGTCTCGTCGACCGCCACCGCGTCGGCCGTGGCCCGGATGAACGAGTTCAGCGTGGCCGGGCTGGACAGCACCCCACCGGAGGCCGCCTTCTCCAGGATGGCCTTGATGACCTGCTGCTGGTGGCGGATCCGGGCGAAGTCGCCATCGGCGAAGGCGTACCGCTCGCGGGCGTAGTCGAGGGCCGCCGCGCCGTCCATCGTCTGCGGGCCGGCGGCGAACGACCGTCGGTTGTCAGGGTTGAGGGAATGGTTGGAGGTGAACGCCTCCTCGACGTCGATCTCGACCCCGCCGAGCGCGTCGACGATCTCCCGGAATCCGGCGAAGTCCACCAGGGCGACGTTGTCCACCCGTACTCCGGTGAACTCCTCGACGGTCTGCACCATCAGCGGGATACCACCCCAGGCATACGCGGCGTTGATCTTCGCTTCCCGTCCGCCGTATGTTCCTTCCTGGTTTTCCGGCACGAAGACCCAGGTGTCCCGGGGAATGGAGATCAGCTGGGCGCTCTGCCGGTCGGCCGCGATGTGCGCCAGGATGATCGTGTCACTGCGGGAGCCCGACGTGCTCTGCGGGTCCCGGGTATCGCTGCCGAGGATGAGGATGTTCGTGGCGGTGGTCACCTTTTCCGGCCGGAACTCCTCCGGCACGTCCACGAACGCCTCCACCCGCTCGATCCCGGACTCGATCGACCGCAGGTAGAACCCACCGGCGAGCAGTCCACCGCCACCGAGCAGCGTCAGGACCACGAGCACCGTCAGAGCGATCCGCAGCCCGCGGCGACGGCGACGCGGTGGCGCGGCGGCGGAGTCCATTACCGACTCGGGATCCTGCGTCCCCGGCTGCACCCCGTCCGCAGCCCCGCCCAACTCCTGGGCGGCCGTGGGGTCCGCGAGCCGTTCTCGACGTGACATGTCAGTGATAGTACTGACGAAGGTTTCCGGATGATGTCCGCCCGGGACAGTCGAAGATCCACTTTAATCATCCACGCCGGTCTTATCCGCATTCATCTTCCTACCGGCGCGGCTCGGGACAGTGGATCATCGTCCCTACCTTGCCGACGGACCTGACGGATTCCCGTCAAACCGCCGGGCATTCTGCCCTAATCGTCCGGTCCGCAAGCCAGCAGGTGGCAGCCCTGACCGACACTGGATGGACCGTCCGCTCGACCGCAGGATCGGAGTGCCGAGGTGACCATGGAGGCCGGTGCGAACCGGGCACGTGACCGGCTCGCCTCCCGGGGCGTGGCCGAACTGCTGACCCTCGTCGGCCGGCTGCTGCGCCGGCCCCGGCGCGGCGAGCACGATCTGCCGGTCGTCGTGGCCGTTGGCGCTGCCGGGTCCGAGGTGCACGCCGGGCTGCTGCGCCGGCTCCGCCGGCCGGCCCACCGCCGAGTGCCGCATGTCGACGTCGACGCCACCGAGTTCCCCGACGGAGCAGGAATCCGCCCGCTGCTCGACGCGATGCACCACCAGCTCGCCCTCGACGCGTTCGGCGGTGAGCCGTTCACCTTCCGCCACTATCCGCTGGCCCGCTGGCTGATGGACCAGCGGTTGGCCGACGTCGAGGTCACCGAACGCCGGGCCCGGCTCACCCAGATGCTCCGCGACTGGCGCCGCCGGCCGGCCGCCGAGAACCTGAGCGGCGCCTCGGACGCCGAGACCATGTTCGCCACCGCGTACCGGCTGCTGCTCTGGCTGGTCCTGCGGGCGGTCCCGGACGTGGTCTTCCGGGCCGCGTTGTCCGGACGCCTACCGGTGATCGGCGGCCGGTACCGCTGGTTCATGCGCCAGCAGTACCTCGCGCCACGACAGAGCGGCACCTTCATCGGCTTCGCCGAACGACTCACCACCGACCTGCGTACCGGGGAACAGCCCGAGCAGGTGCGCAAACTGCTCGTGCACGCCTTCCTGGAGGACCTGCGCGCCGGACATCTGCGCCGCGTCTGGTCACCGAACGGCTGGCAGCGCACCGCCTATCCGGTGCTGCTGCTGCGCGACGTCGCACCGGACAACGCCGGACACGCCCTGCTGCGGCTGGTCAACGATGTCCGCAACGAGACCGGCCGGTGGGACCCCCTGCTGATCCTGGCCACCGCGGCCGAAGGCTACGCCCCGGTACCGGACGCTGCGACCCCGATCCGGCTGACCGAGGTGGACATCGGCCTCGACGAGTGGCGCGACGCCCTGCCGGAGCAGCGGCGGCTACGCCGCGCCGACGCATGGATCCTGCCGCTGGCGGCGACCGCCGACCCCGACGACCGCTACGGGCACCCGACCGCCGCCGACCTCGCACCGCCGGCGCCACCGTGGTGGGCCCGGCGAACCGTCGCCGCCGCCGTGGTCCTGGCCCTGCTCGCCGGTGGACTGTTCTGGGCCGGCGGGCGGTGGGGTCCGGGCTGCCTGCCGCACCCGGGGCAGGGCGAGATCTCGCTGCGGCTGATCGACGGCGAGTGCGTCGGTTACAGCGACAACCTGGCGTACGTGTTCAACCACGACCCGGGCCAGGAGGCGCTGCGCGGGGTACAGGAACGCATCTTCCGGCAGAACGAGGAGGTCATGCAGGTCTGGCGGAGCAGCCAGCGCCGCCGCCCGCTGATGACGCTGGTCTATCTGGGCATCATGACCGGCCAGCGGACCGGTCCCCGAGAGGTCTCCTACGTCTCCGAACGCGAAGAACTCGAAGGGATGGCGGTCGCCCAGTACGCCCGGATGAAGGCGTCGGCGAGCACCGACGGCCAGGCGCTGCTGCAAGACCCAGATGGGTCCGCTGGCCACCACCCGGGCGACCCTGCCCAACGGTCAGGTCACCACCGTCAACGCCTGGACGCCGACGAACCCGTCGACCAACCCGGGCGGATCGTCGACCGGCACCGCCACCGCCGTCGCCGGCCGGCTGGCCAGCTCGGGGATCGGCACTCAGACCGGCGGCTCGATCACCTCGCCGTCCAACGCCCAGAACCTCACCGGCATAAAACCGACGATGGGCCGGGTGTCGCTGGCCGGGATCGTCCCGCTCACCTACACCCGCGACCATCCCGGCCCGCTCGCCCGCGACGCCAAGGACGCGGCGATCATGCTGATGGCGATGGCCGGGCCGGACCCGGCCGACCCGCGCAGCCAGGGCCTGCCGCCGGTGCCGAACCTGATCAACGCGGCGACGCCCCGCTACGACGGCGACAGCCTGCGGATGCGCTGGAAGACCCGGATCGGGGTGCTGCCCGGCTATGCCGACGGCGGCTCGGAGACGGCGGCGGCCCGCCGGGCGTTCCTCGCCGAGATGGCCGCCATACCGGAGTGCGAGCTGGTCGAGGTGCCGTTCCCGGACGAGTGGAGCCTGCTCACCGGCAGCGCGTTCAACAACGTACGGCTGCCGGAGCGCAGCGAGCCGTTCATGCCGTACCTGCGCAGTGACCTGCGTGGCTTCGGGGTGTCGGTGACCAGTTGGCTGCAGGGCGCGTTGCTGGGCGCCAACGGGTGGGTCACCGGCCAGCGCGCCAAGCTGCTGCTGCTGGACCGGATTCTGGACCAGATCTTCAGTAGCTGCGATGTGGTGGTGCAGACCAGCCCGGTGCCGTTCGACATCGTCGGGCTGCCGGAGATCGCGTTCCCGATCGGCTTCTCCGGCGGCGGGGTACCGATCGGCACCATCCTCGGCGGGCAACCGTACGCCGAGGACCGTCTGCTGTCGGTGGCCGCCGCGTACCAGGCGGTCACCGACTGGCACTGGCGGCGGCCGGCCGACCCACCGGCGGTCGACCCGTCGCCGACCGCGTCCACCGCCGCCGCCCGGTCCGCGGCGGCGACGCCGTCGCGGGGTCGGTTGACCGCCGAGGAGGTCGCCGAGCTCACCCAGTGACCGGACGCGCTTCGGCGCGCTGCGGGCCGTCCACCCGGTGGGTGGGCGGCCCGCGCTCCGTTGCCGTCGGAAGCGGTGCCGCGACGATCCGCTGCGGGTCGACCTTCCGGACACCCGGACGACCAATTAAGGTTAGGCAAACCTGACTTGACCTCCCGGGAGTCCCGTGACCACGCAGCCGCACCGGCCTCCGCCGCTCGGCCGGGCGCGCCCCCGTGCGACAAGGAGAACCATGAGCTTCAAGGATGCCAAGAAGCACACCACGCTGTGTGTGGTGAACGTCGTCGGCACCGAACGGATCAGCCCGAACTTCATCCGGGTCACCCTCGGCGGCGACCAGTTGCAGCGCCTGCCCGACCACGGATTCGACCACTGGTTCCGGCTCTTCCTGCCGCAGGAACACGGCGAGACCACCTTCGACCTGCCCAACCGGGCCGACACCATCGGCTACCTGAAGTACCTGCGGATCCCGTCGGCGACCCGCCCACACCTGCGCAACTACACAGTCCGCGCGTTCCGGCCACAGGACCGCGAACTCGACATCGATTTCGTCGTGCACGGCGACGAGGGGGTCGCCAGCCGCTGGGTGCAACGCACCAAGGCCGGTGACACCGTCGCTCTGCTCGACCAGGGCTGCGGATACGAGTTCGCCCCCGACACCACGTTCCACCTGCTGGCCGGCGACGAGACCGCGCTGCCGGCGATCGTCGGCATCCTGCGGGACCTGCCGCGCGACGCCACCGGCCTGGCCCTGGTCGAGATCCCCGACCCCGCCGACGCCCAGCCGGTCGACGCACCCGCCGGGTTCGAGGTCCGCTGGCTGCCCCGGCCGGCCGGGACCCGGCCGGGCAGCCTCGCGCTCGCCGCGGCGCAGGCCTGGACGACCGACAGTCCGACCACGGTGTCCGCCTACTTCGCCGGCGAGCAGGCCCTGCCTGCCGGGGCCCGCCGCCACCTGGTCGAAATCGGGGTCCCGAAACGCAGGATCGCGTTCACCGGCTACTGGCGACTCGGCAAGACGCACTGAACCGGCCAGTCTGCCGCCGCCACCCGCTGCACGGAGCGGGCGAATTGCAACCGCAGTGGATCGTGTGACGGCGGAACCGGCGGTAGATTACCTCAAGCGTCGCCGCCCCCGGCGGCGCCGATCACGGTTCGTCCGTGCACATTCTACGAAGGGATGATGTGGTGAGCAGACGCTTCACCGCCGGTGCCGTCGCTACCGCGACGACCCTGGCCCTGCTGGGCGCCGTACCGGCCGGACCGGCCGCCGCCGCCCCCGGCGCCTCGGGCGACGTCACCGAGTACACGGTGGTCGCCGAGGCCGGCACCGGCACCGCCGAGGCGACAGCGGCCATCGAGGCCGCCGGCGGCACCGTCACCGGCAGCACCGTCGACGTGGGCATGTACCAGGTCGTCACTGACGACGCCGAGTTCGCCGCCAAGGTCGCCGCCGCTCCCGCGCTGCTCGGCGCCGCGGAGAAGCGGGCCATCGGGTACGCGCCACGCCAGCGCTTCGACACGGTGGAGCAGGAGCACCGCATCGCCGGCGCGACATCCGCCGGGGCGGCCGGGCGACGCGGCACCCGGATGGACCCGCTCGACGACAAGCTCTGGGGCCTGCCGATGATGCGGGCGGACAAGTCACGCCGGGTCGAGCCGGGCGACCGGCGGGTCACCGTCGGCATCCTGGACACCGGGGTCGACGGTCAGCACCCGGACATCAGGCCCAACTTCAGCTACTCGCTGTCGCGCAACTTCGCCCCCGACATCCCCGACATCGACGGGACGTGCGAGGTGGAGTCCTGCCTGGACCCGGTCGACCGCGACGACAGCGGCCACGGCACCCACGTCGCCGGCACCATCGGCGCCGCCGCCAACCGCTTCGGCCTGTCCGGCGTCGCCCCCAACGTCACCCTGGTGGCGCTCAAGGGTGGCCAGGACTCCGGCTACTTCTTCCTCGACTCGGTGGTCAACGCCCTGGTCTACGCCGGTGACGCCGGCATCGACGTGGTCAACATGTCGTTCTACATCGACCCGTGGCTGTACAACTGCCTGGACAACCCGGCCGACTCCGCCGAGGAGCAGGCGTCGCAGCGGGCCACCATCGAGGCGGTCAACCGGGCGCTGCGGTACGCGCACAAGCGGGGCGTCACGCTGGTCGGCTCGCTCGGCAACAACCACGAGGACCTGGGCGACCCCCGCCCGGACTCGTCCAGCCCCAACTACGGCGGCACCCCCCGGCTGCGCACCATCGACAACGACACCTGCTGGGACCTGCCGGTCGAAGGCGCACACGTGATCGGGGTGTCGGCGCTCGGCCCGTCGAAGGCCAAGGCGGACTACTCCAACTACGGCACCGAGGAGATCTCGGTCGCCGCGCCCGGCGGCTGGTTCCGCGACGGGTACGGCACCCCGACCCACCGGACCTACGACAACACCATCCTGTCGTCGTACCCGCTGCACGTACTGCAGGAGGAGGGCGCGGTCGACGCTGACGGCAACATCGTGCCGGACGCCGAGTCGTACGTGTTCAAGGAGTGCACGTCGGCCGGGACCTGCGGCTACTACACGTACCTGCAGGGCACCTCGATGGCGTCGCCGCACGTCTCCGGGGTGGCCGCGCTGATCGTCAGCCGGTACGGCAAGCGCGACGGCCGCCGGGGCGGGCTGACCCTGGACCCGGACAAGGTGGAACGGCACCTGTACCGGACCGCCGCCGACACGGCCTGCCCCGAGCCGCGCCTGGTGTCCTACGCCAACGAGGGCCGGTCCCCCGAATGGGACGCCTACTGCGACGGCGGCACCAGCTTCAACGGCTTCTACGGCCACGGCATCGTCGACGCCTTCGCCGCGGTCACCCGACCGCTGCACCACCACTGAGCACGTCCGGTCCGGACGGCCGGGGTTGGCTGATCACCGCCCACCCCGGCCGCCGGCCGCAGCCGGTCCCGCACCGCCGCCGGTCGACGTCGCGTGACATCGCCGAATCCATCCGACCCTCCTCGTCATACCAGCAGAATCGTCAGGTTCGCAGGGTACGGACCGCAGGCCGGTCCGGTGACCGGTCAAGGTTGCGCCGTCGTTCGGGTGGCCACTGCCCGCCCATCGACCGACTGGCGCCGTCCAGCATATTCAGAAGGACCGCCGGACAGCTTGTTCAGGAGGA contains the following coding sequences:
- a CDS encoding sugar transferase, giving the protein MEAPLLPLVPRPRPDEGPDPSTGATAVLPYAGSRASSRTRPLRAWMIAAPVDLAALLAPLLISNRYWRGTLFMAALTIAVFAFSGLYRARRHVSFLDELPTLCGRLLTASGTVAIIAGLRHDSVEYVADLMRGIAVSAVLLIIGRSITRAVVVFARRRRWVEHNALILGSGPVAAELARLMRRYPSYGLRFAGCVDSAARQTDGASLPLVGTFDDLGRLIDMVECDVLIIADPDCPEAGLMDLLRRPECASQDLWAVARLWGSGSYGRQPDHIGAIPLVHVRHIALSGPRWMVKRASDVALASVAMVLLSPVLALCALATFIDGGRGIFFRQERIGQHGRTFNVIKFRSLRPETDQEARTTWSIADDRRVSLIGRFMRRTSLDELPQLWNILRGDMTVVGPRPERPYFVAKFSAELPGYASRHRVPVGLTGLAQVSGLRGDTPISDRARFDNFYIEHWSLWLDIKVVLRTVAEVLRGRGR
- a CDS encoding LCP family protein, which gives rise to MSRRERLADPTAAQELGGAADGVQPGTQDPESVMDSAAAPPRRRRRGLRIALTVLVVLTLLGGGGLLAGGFYLRSIESGIERVEAFVDVPEEFRPEKVTTATNILILGSDTRDPQSTSGSRSDTIILAHIAADRQSAQLISIPRDTWVFVPENQEGTYGGREAKINAAYAWGGIPLMVQTVEEFTGVRVDNVALVDFAGFREIVDALGGVEIDVEEAFTSNHSLNPDNRRSFAAGPQTMDGAAALDYARERYAFADGDFARIRHQQQVIKAILEKAASGGVLSSPATLNSFIRATADAVAVDETLSLLDFGMDLRHLRGDDLTFVTSPTEGTGRVGDESVVFADTEAAASFYDAVRRDAVDEILAAAR
- a CDS encoding amidase, with product MGPLATTRATLPNGQVTTVNAWTPTNPSTNPGGSSTGTATAVAGRLASSGIGTQTGGSITSPSNAQNLTGIKPTMGRVSLAGIVPLTYTRDHPGPLARDAKDAAIMLMAMAGPDPADPRSQGLPPVPNLINAATPRYDGDSLRMRWKTRIGVLPGYADGGSETAAARRAFLAEMAAIPECELVEVPFPDEWSLLTGSAFNNVRLPERSEPFMPYLRSDLRGFGVSVTSWLQGALLGANGWVTGQRAKLLLLDRILDQIFSSCDVVVQTSPVPFDIVGLPEIAFPIGFSGGGVPIGTILGGQPYAEDRLLSVAAAYQAVTDWHWRRPADPPAVDPSPTASTAAARSAAATPSRGRLTAEEVAELTQ
- a CDS encoding siderophore-interacting protein, yielding MSFKDAKKHTTLCVVNVVGTERISPNFIRVTLGGDQLQRLPDHGFDHWFRLFLPQEHGETTFDLPNRADTIGYLKYLRIPSATRPHLRNYTVRAFRPQDRELDIDFVVHGDEGVASRWVQRTKAGDTVALLDQGCGYEFAPDTTFHLLAGDETALPAIVGILRDLPRDATGLALVEIPDPADAQPVDAPAGFEVRWLPRPAGTRPGSLALAAAQAWTTDSPTTVSAYFAGEQALPAGARRHLVEIGVPKRRIAFTGYWRLGKTH
- a CDS encoding S8 family serine peptidase; translated protein: MSRRFTAGAVATATTLALLGAVPAGPAAAAPGASGDVTEYTVVAEAGTGTAEATAAIEAAGGTVTGSTVDVGMYQVVTDDAEFAAKVAAAPALLGAAEKRAIGYAPRQRFDTVEQEHRIAGATSAGAAGRRGTRMDPLDDKLWGLPMMRADKSRRVEPGDRRVTVGILDTGVDGQHPDIRPNFSYSLSRNFAPDIPDIDGTCEVESCLDPVDRDDSGHGTHVAGTIGAAANRFGLSGVAPNVTLVALKGGQDSGYFFLDSVVNALVYAGDAGIDVVNMSFYIDPWLYNCLDNPADSAEEQASQRATIEAVNRALRYAHKRGVTLVGSLGNNHEDLGDPRPDSSSPNYGGTPRLRTIDNDTCWDLPVEGAHVIGVSALGPSKAKADYSNYGTEEISVAAPGGWFRDGYGTPTHRTYDNTILSSYPLHVLQEEGAVDADGNIVPDAESYVFKECTSAGTCGYYTYLQGTSMASPHVSGVAALIVSRYGKRDGRRGGLTLDPDKVERHLYRTAADTACPEPRLVSYANEGRSPEWDAYCDGGTSFNGFYGHGIVDAFAAVTRPLHHH